One segment of Ignavibacteria bacterium DNA contains the following:
- a CDS encoding cytochrome b N-terminal domain-containing protein, with product MNPHWTDRLSAATARLGLILSAMVVVQVITGILLSMWYVPSRSAATMPDGTLASITTVQRLEIVGSFVDTLGVDGRPTLVPARRGDAVPSQAAASVAVSIANAPAGEFIRTIHHNNTAWLYTLSILWLVLLTVSKAFRADAATWIRAVSAVILVLIAAWSGRLLPDDVYAEISRRIVGHELQEAPFGSFIATLFGVEPNHPLLSRTFVLHILVGAALTTTLWKPFSAMKGAAITAIAVIAVVLGTAFIPLESWPVRDVVGGLNGQVHAEPWWVIRPFHTLVEWFGAELAGYLLLALTLTLLFLPIRKRNPVTE from the coding sequence ATGAACCCGCACTGGACGGACCGATTGAGTGCCGCAACAGCCCGACTTGGACTGATCTTGAGCGCCATGGTGGTTGTGCAAGTGATCACTGGGATATTGCTCTCGATGTGGTATGTGCCATCGCGGAGTGCCGCCACTATGCCTGATGGCACCCTGGCAAGCATCACCACCGTGCAACGGTTGGAGATTGTTGGGAGCTTCGTTGACACGCTGGGTGTGGACGGACGGCCAACGCTGGTGCCGGCGCGCAGGGGAGACGCCGTGCCAAGTCAAGCAGCTGCCAGTGTGGCCGTCAGCATCGCCAACGCACCGGCCGGCGAGTTCATTCGCACCATCCATCACAACAACACTGCGTGGCTCTACACGCTGAGTATCCTCTGGCTGGTGCTACTAACTGTGAGTAAGGCGTTTCGCGCCGATGCAGCCACGTGGATCCGCGCAGTGAGCGCCGTTATCCTTGTTCTCATTGCAGCGTGGTCCGGCAGGCTCCTTCCGGACGACGTATACGCCGAGATCTCCCGTCGCATCGTTGGCCACGAACTCCAAGAAGCCCCCTTTGGATCCTTCATTGCCACCCTTTTTGGCGTTGAACCAAATCACCCCCTCCTCTCCCGCACCTTTGTGTTGCACATCCTCGTAGGTGCCGCCCTCACGACAACACTCTGGAAACCCTTCTCAGCGATGAAAGGTGCGGCGATCACCGCGATCGCAGTGATCGCCGTGGTGCTCGGAACCGCCTTTATCCCACTTGAGTCCTGGCCCGTCCGCGACGTTGTAGGCGGCCTCAACGGCCAGGTCCATGCAGAACCTTGGTGGGTGATACGCCCCTTCCATACCCTTGTGGAGTGGTTTGGAGCCGAATTGGCCGGTTACCTGCTCCTTGCCCTGACCCTCACGCTGTTATTCCTACCAATTCGAAAACGTAACCCCGTAACTGAGTAA
- a CDS encoding Rieske (2Fe-2S) protein, translated as MESTKLGRTNRRTWLVAIGAALGALPILHSLRVYLTPDEQEHGHTVALGPIDSVLPDGQHKQIMIDGTAVLLSRVGPDITALDLTCTHASCPLKVDLGIKRILCACHGGAFDLNGTAVKAPPTQPLRRFETRISNGELFLRIPARGSA; from the coding sequence ATGGAATCCACAAAACTAGGCAGAACCAACCGACGGACGTGGCTTGTTGCTATTGGTGCGGCTCTTGGAGCTCTTCCAATACTGCATTCCTTGCGTGTCTACCTTACGCCGGATGAGCAGGAACACGGTCACACGGTAGCACTCGGACCGATCGATTCGGTGCTGCCGGACGGACAGCACAAGCAGATCATGATCGACGGAACAGCGGTGTTGCTTTCTCGGGTTGGCCCGGATATCACCGCACTCGATCTCACATGCACACATGCATCATGTCCGCTCAAGGTGGATCTCGGCATCAAACGGATCCTCTGTGCCTGTCACGGCGGTGCGTTCGACCTCAACGGCACGGCTGTAAAAGCGCCCCCCACCCAGCCCCTTCGTCGTTTTGAAACACGTATCAGCAATGGCGAGCTCTTCCTTCGTATTCCAGCAAGGGGCTCTGCATGA
- a CDS encoding DegT/DnrJ/EryC1/StrS family aminotransferase has protein sequence MPVPLLDLKIQYQALKPEIDAALIRVAESQISILGPEVDALERELEAYLGVKHAIGVSSGTDALLMAMMAYDIGPGDEVIMPTFSFFATAGCVSRVGATPVFVDVDNVTFNIDVEQVRKAITPRTKAIIPVHLFGQAADIDALVAIGREHNIPIIEDAAQAIGTQTADGRRLGGIGEIGCFSFYPTKNLGALGDAGLVTTNDDALNIKLRQIRNHGMEPRYYHKIMGGNFRLDAMQGAALRVKLPHLPSWHAGRRRNAALYTKLFIESGVCSGVGHTKFDENNLILLPASVHEGASPDVHIFNQFTIRSAHRDALRAHLQSKGIGAEIYYPVPFHRQECFASLNLSDAAFPISNCLAATVLAVPIYPELTEDQIREVVATIVEFERTMSSTPAECADCAECGTHT, from the coding sequence ATGCCCGTTCCGCTTCTTGACCTAAAGATACAGTACCAAGCACTCAAGCCGGAGATCGATGCCGCGCTTATTCGTGTTGCAGAGTCCCAGATCAGCATCCTCGGACCCGAGGTGGATGCTCTGGAACGCGAACTCGAAGCCTACCTGGGCGTGAAACACGCCATTGGCGTGTCCAGCGGTACCGATGCGCTGCTCATGGCCATGATGGCCTACGATATCGGTCCGGGTGACGAAGTGATCATGCCCACGTTCTCCTTCTTTGCTACGGCAGGATGTGTGTCACGCGTGGGTGCAACGCCAGTGTTCGTGGACGTGGACAACGTAACGTTCAACATCGACGTAGAGCAGGTTCGAAAGGCCATCACGCCACGCACCAAGGCCATCATTCCGGTACACCTGTTCGGTCAGGCAGCTGATATCGATGCACTCGTTGCCATCGGTCGTGAACACAACATCCCGATCATCGAAGACGCAGCCCAGGCCATCGGCACGCAGACAGCAGACGGACGTCGCCTCGGTGGGATAGGTGAGATCGGATGTTTCTCGTTCTACCCTACCAAGAACCTTGGTGCACTTGGCGATGCCGGACTTGTTACTACCAACGATGACGCTCTGAACATCAAGCTCCGTCAGATCCGCAATCACGGCATGGAGCCCCGTTATTATCACAAGATCATGGGTGGCAATTTCCGACTCGATGCGATGCAGGGTGCAGCATTAAGGGTGAAACTCCCCCATCTCCCATCGTGGCATGCCGGCAGACGTCGCAATGCAGCTCTCTACACAAAACTGTTCATTGAGTCCGGTGTTTGCTCAGGCGTTGGTCACACCAAGTTCGACGAGAACAACCTCATCCTCCTGCCAGCTTCGGTTCATGAGGGGGCTTCTCCTGACGTTCACATCTTCAACCAGTTCACCATTCGTTCTGCGCATAGAGATGCTTTGCGGGCACACCTGCAGTCGAAGGGTATTGGCGCAGAGATCTACTACCCGGTCCCCTTCCACCGTCAAGAGTGTTTTGCATCGCTGAATCTTTCCGACGCTGCCTTCCCTATTTCTAACTGTCTTGCGGCCACGGTGCTTGCCGTACCGATCTATCCTGAGCTAACTGAGGACCAGATCCGCGAGGTAGTGGCAACCATTGTTGAGTTCGAGCGTACAATGTCCTCTACGCCGGCAGAATGCGCAGATTGCGCTGAATGTGGCACTCACACTTGA
- a CDS encoding deoxyribodipyrimidine photo-lyase, whose translation MNIKQERIRNLTPSLTAPVGEGAVVYWVNRDRRLHDNWALLYAQKVALERRVPLHVVFCLVPHYLGATSRAFDFMHAGLEVLAQDCADHNIGYHLLHGDPPTVLPQWLDTQNASLLVTDFEPLRIKMQWLNSIISGSRIPVHQVDAHNIVPCWHVSQKQEFAAYTIRPKINRLLPEFLEEFPRVERHPWGPSTPLGGTACRAPTTDTNRRAHTLGPSTPLGVTIAQYVHRNDPTKNGQSGLSPYLHFGLIAPQRVALDVNALPRTGGEDDPVASFLEELIIRRELSDNFTFYNDRYDSFEGFPAWAQQSLNEHRNDPRQYIYSYEEWEGARTHDPLWNAAQQEMLVTGKMHGYMRMYWAKKLLEWSASPEEALAIGIALNDTYELDGRDPNGYAGLAWSIGGVHDRAWFDRPVYGKVRYMNANGCAKKFDVKEYIRRYANPKLL comes from the coding sequence ATGAACATCAAACAAGAACGTATTCGCAACCTCACGCCTTCGTTGACCGCACCGGTCGGCGAAGGCGCTGTTGTGTATTGGGTCAACCGCGACCGCAGACTTCACGACAACTGGGCACTTCTCTATGCCCAAAAGGTTGCCCTTGAACGTCGCGTCCCGCTCCATGTGGTCTTCTGCCTCGTCCCCCACTACCTCGGCGCTACAAGCAGAGCATTCGATTTCATGCATGCCGGGTTGGAGGTGTTGGCACAGGACTGTGCCGACCACAACATCGGATACCACCTGCTCCATGGCGATCCGCCAACCGTGCTCCCACAATGGCTTGATACGCAGAATGCCTCTCTCCTCGTTACGGACTTTGAGCCCCTTCGCATCAAGATGCAGTGGTTGAATTCTATCATATCGGGATCTCGCATCCCCGTGCATCAGGTTGACGCACATAACATCGTTCCGTGTTGGCATGTTTCGCAGAAACAAGAATTTGCCGCCTACACCATCCGACCAAAGATCAACAGGCTGTTGCCGGAATTTTTGGAGGAATTTCCACGGGTGGAACGGCATCCGTGGGGCCCCTCGACTCCGCTCGGGGGCACGGCATGCCGTGCCCCTACCACCGATACCAACCGCCGTGCCCATACCCTCGGCCCCTCGACTCCGCTCGGGGTGACGATCGCGCAATACGTGCATCGCAACGATCCTACAAAAAACGGTCAATCGGGGTTGTCGCCATACCTCCATTTCGGGTTGATCGCCCCGCAGAGAGTAGCTCTCGACGTAAATGCCCTGCCACGAACGGGTGGCGAGGACGATCCTGTGGCGTCGTTTCTCGAGGAACTGATCATTCGAAGAGAGCTTTCGGACAACTTCACGTTCTACAATGACCGGTATGATTCGTTCGAGGGATTTCCGGCGTGGGCTCAACAGTCACTCAACGAACACCGTAACGACCCACGACAATACATCTACTCCTACGAAGAATGGGAGGGGGCTCGCACCCACGATCCGTTGTGGAATGCGGCTCAGCAAGAAATGCTCGTAACCGGCAAAATGCACGGCTACATGCGGATGTACTGGGCAAAGAAGCTGCTTGAATGGAGCGCGTCACCGGAGGAGGCATTGGCCATTGGCATTGCGCTCAATGACACGTATGAATTGGACGGACGGGACCCCAACGGCTATGCCGGTTTGGCGTGGAGCATCGGCGGAGTGCATGACAGAGCGTGGTTCGATCGTCCCGTCTATGGCAAGGTTCGATACATGAATGCGAACGGATGCGCTAAGAAGTTCGACGTGAAGGAGTACATTCGTAGATATGCAAATCCGAAACTTCTCTAG
- a CDS encoding EamA family transporter — protein sequence MSYMLTVILFVMATKNTTAANAILLQYTAPIWVGLFSVFVTKEKPTRIDILAVIVVMSGMTIFFLDAISPGAMLGGNTLAVLRDRLCRCCLIHEGAKR from the coding sequence GTGAGTTACATGCTCACCGTGATCCTGTTTGTGATGGCAACAAAGAACACCACAGCTGCTAATGCGATCCTGCTGCAATACACGGCTCCGATCTGGGTGGGGTTGTTCAGCGTCTTCGTCACCAAGGAGAAACCTACTCGTATCGACATACTTGCCGTGATCGTGGTGATGAGCGGTATGACGATCTTCTTCCTTGACGCGATCTCTCCAGGAGCCATGCTTGGGGGAAACACCCTTGCCGTGCTGAGGGATCGCCTTTGCCGGTGTTGCCTTATTCATGAGGGCGCAAAAAGGTGA
- a CDS encoding DMT family transporter, protein MRAQKGESTTESILFGNILTALVCMPFIEPFAGDADTLVRLGILGVFQLGLSYVLYAWAIKTVTALEAVLITVLEPLLNPLWVGLFYGEIPSSTSIVGGVIVVAAVVTRNFVHASTLQRASHSRPHR, encoded by the coding sequence ATGAGGGCGCAAAAAGGTGAGTCGACTACCGAGAGCATTCTGTTTGGGAACATCCTCACAGCTCTTGTATGTATGCCCTTCATTGAACCATTCGCCGGAGATGCGGATACGCTTGTCAGGCTGGGGATCTTGGGAGTGTTTCAACTAGGGCTTTCCTATGTGCTCTATGCCTGGGCGATCAAGACCGTAACGGCTCTTGAAGCAGTGCTGATCACTGTTTTGGAGCCCCTTCTCAACCCCCTCTGGGTTGGGTTGTTCTATGGGGAGATCCCATCGAGCACCTCCATCGTTGGCGGAGTGATCGTGGTTGCTGCGGTTGTAACGCGTAATTTTGTCCATGCCTCAACCCTTCAACGAGCGTCGCATAGCCGACCTCATCGCTGA
- a CDS encoding SIS domain-containing protein — protein MPQPFNERRIADLIAESVATKQQLASERTSDIRICGEMLATCAASNRLIMFCGNGGSAADSQHLAAELVVRLRGGIERRAIAALALTVDSSVLTAGGNDYGFDNVFKRQVEAFGTEGDVLVAITTSGTSKNIVMAVEEAKKRGVLTIGLLGGTGGILKDMCDASVVVPSTVTARIQESHILIGHIWCEMIEEAIAPELF, from the coding sequence ATGCCTCAACCCTTCAACGAGCGTCGCATAGCCGACCTCATCGCTGAGTCCGTTGCCACCAAACAACAACTCGCTTCCGAACGTACATCCGACATTCGAATCTGCGGAGAGATGTTAGCCACGTGTGCTGCATCCAACCGTTTGATCATGTTCTGCGGTAACGGTGGAAGTGCTGCAGACAGTCAGCACCTCGCTGCAGAATTAGTTGTTCGGTTACGGGGCGGGATAGAACGCAGAGCCATTGCCGCCTTGGCATTAACGGTGGACAGCAGCGTCCTGACCGCCGGCGGCAATGACTACGGTTTTGATAATGTCTTCAAACGTCAAGTAGAAGCCTTCGGCACAGAAGGCGACGTACTTGTTGCCATCACCACCAGCGGCACATCGAAGAACATTGTGATGGCCGTGGAAGAAGCTAAGAAACGTGGCGTGCTCACCATCGGACTTCTCGGCGGCACCGGCGGCATTCTCAAGGACATGTGCGATGCCAGTGTGGTTGTCCCATCCACCGTCACCGCACGTATCCAAGAATCACACATCCTTATCGGTCACATTTGGTGTGAAATGATCGAAGAGGCGATTGCGC